Proteins from a single region of Candidatus Woesearchaeota archaeon:
- a CDS encoding flippase-like domain-containing protein, whose protein sequence is MEFIDKGYKYFFRILKYIAGPLVLFLLFYKMGLDHLSNILTTTDPLFFILAYITFILSIAIAAVNVYLVLIPLKKLEKKPFLKYFLLSRITSLILPGRLGEFSITYFLEKEDINLGRGMAAVLTDKLTTIACSLVIGLIAFYTILGGENILTIFAYVLAAAAVLCFLLIPAVRRFIKKWILRKYAYHFDGFSATLFSYLKEHRRITFINIGITLIRIFVIALSAKFMFLALRTDVPFITLVLVGGIETLSTFVPLTVNGLGIKQAVGIYVFTAAGISPYITAARYFIGLFIQYSFGFITALLIKPPEHQQPKIPLSETP, encoded by the coding sequence ATGGAATTTATCGATAAAGGCTACAAGTATTTTTTTCGTATCCTCAAATATATCGCGGGACCTTTAGTTCTTTTCCTTTTGTTTTACAAAATGGGTTTAGACCATTTAAGCAACATCCTTACCACAACAGACCCTCTGTTCTTTATTCTAGCGTATATCACATTCATTCTTTCTATTGCCATCGCAGCCGTAAATGTCTATCTCGTCCTCATTCCGCTTAAAAAACTTGAAAAAAAACCATTCCTCAAATACTTTTTACTCAGTCGCATCACCTCTTTAATTCTTCCTGGACGACTAGGTGAATTTTCCATCACCTATTTTTTGGAAAAAGAAGATATCAATCTTGGTCGAGGCATGGCAGCAGTCCTTACAGATAAACTTACCACCATTGCCTGTTCATTAGTCATCGGACTCATTGCATTCTACACCATTCTTGGAGGAGAAAATATCCTCACCATCTTTGCGTATGTTCTTGCCGCAGCAGCAGTGTTGTGCTTTTTACTTATACCTGCAGTTCGACGATTCATCAAAAAATGGATTCTGCGCAAATATGCATACCATTTTGATGGATTCAGTGCAACACTCTTTTCCTATCTCAAAGAACATCGAAGAATCACATTTATCAACATAGGAATCACGCTTATCCGTATATTCGTAATCGCGTTAAGCGCTAAATTCATGTTTCTTGCTCTGCGAACAGATGTCCCATTCATCACCCTTGTATTAGTGGGAGGAATCGAGACGTTAAGTACGTTTGTTCCTCTCACCGTCAATGGATTAGGAATTAAACAAGCAGTAGGAATTTATGTCTTTACCGCAGCAGGCATAAGCCCATATATTACCGCAGCTCGTTATTTCATTGGTCTTTTTATCCAATACTCGTTTGGTTTCATCACCGCACTGCTCATTAAACCACCTGAACATCAACAACCAAAAATTCCATTAAGTGAAACACCATGA
- a CDS encoding GDP-mannose 4,6-dehydratase: MNILITGAAGFIGSHLARALIRRGHNVIGIDNFNFYYDRRCKEWNVNLTDLCAKHEPRFPITGESKELNEVSFLLESYDVVDLLKRGSFTFYEGDITNPAFIETVFSLQQFDVVIHLAAMAGVPYSSKMPALYTAVNIDGTSLLLEAVRRHRVAKFVFGSSSSVYGNREREQVDEKDALTPVSVYGATKVAGEMLCRSYALTFGIQTVIIRIFGPIYGPLQRPHGMVQQRLINYAFNNKEFQVYGRNGLDTAKDSTYIDDEVDGFLRAIEYHGPFDVFNIGTAHPHPLRDWISIVQEICGKTIAVRSVDKDETDVIANANITKAQRLLGYAPRFNPREGIRRQIEVFKMMPKWYQELKEV, encoded by the coding sequence ATGAATATTCTTATTACTGGTGCAGCAGGATTTATTGGCAGTCACTTGGCTCGCGCATTGATTCGTCGAGGTCATAATGTAATTGGCATTGATAATTTTAATTTCTACTACGACCGACGTTGTAAAGAGTGGAATGTTAATCTGACCGATTTGTGCGCTAAACATGAACCGCGTTTTCCTATTACGGGAGAAAGTAAAGAGTTAAACGAAGTTTCATTTTTGTTAGAGAGTTATGATGTGGTAGATTTACTTAAACGTGGTTCGTTTACATTTTACGAAGGAGATATTACTAATCCAGCATTTATTGAAACTGTTTTTTCTTTGCAGCAATTCGATGTTGTGATTCATCTTGCAGCAATGGCAGGAGTTCCCTATTCCTCTAAGATGCCGGCGTTGTATACGGCAGTAAATATTGATGGGACTTCACTTTTACTTGAGGCAGTTAGGCGACATCGCGTTGCTAAATTTGTTTTTGGATCGTCATCTTCAGTCTATGGAAATCGAGAACGAGAGCAGGTAGATGAAAAAGATGCGTTAACTCCTGTTTCAGTGTATGGAGCAACAAAAGTTGCCGGAGAAATGTTGTGTCGAAGTTATGCTTTAACTTTTGGTATTCAGACGGTGATCATTCGCATTTTTGGACCAATCTATGGTCCGTTACAGCGTCCACATGGCATGGTGCAACAGCGTCTAATTAATTATGCTTTTAATAATAAAGAGTTTCAAGTGTATGGTCGCAATGGATTAGATACAGCTAAAGATTCAACCTACATTGATGATGAAGTAGATGGATTTTTACGTGCGATAGAGTATCATGGTCCATTTGATGTGTTTAATATTGGTACAGCGCATCCTCATCCACTGCGTGATTGGATTTCTATCGTGCAAGAGATCTGCGGAAAGACAATTGCCGTGCGTAGTGTGGATAAAGATGAAACAGATGTGATTGCTAATGCTAACATTACCAAAGCTCAACGGTTGTTAGGATATGCACCACGTTTTAATCCCCGCGAGGGAATTCGACGGCAAATAGAAGTGTTTAAGATGATGCCAAAGTGGTATCAAGAGTTGAAAGAAGTATAA
- a CDS encoding GNAT family N-acetyltransferase: MIIRNVFFYELGQVANLERVIEGEHAASLVTLCSRFRMHPSGFYVAREEGRTVGYIESCRWDRTDFERFDEIENFPANHNPTSKTSYVIFVGVDPAYRRRGIGSALVRTIQRDAQREGLEGVQLVAKNGLVDFYVRLGFEVVRPMPDFLPYVTGTLMVYDAKHTIKNF, encoded by the coding sequence ATGATTATACGTAATGTCTTTTTTTATGAACTTGGACAGGTTGCGAACTTAGAACGGGTTATCGAAGGGGAACATGCTGCTTCTTTAGTTACATTATGCTCACGTTTTCGAATGCACCCGTCCGGTTTTTATGTTGCAAGAGAAGAGGGAAGAACAGTGGGGTATATTGAATCTTGCCGTTGGGATAGAACTGATTTTGAACGATTTGACGAGATTGAAAATTTTCCGGCTAATCATAATCCTACTAGCAAAACGTCTTATGTTATTTTTGTTGGGGTAGATCCTGCGTATCGTCGACGGGGGATAGGGTCGGCGTTAGTGAGAACTATTCAGCGAGATGCTCAAAGGGAGGGGTTAGAGGGAGTTCAATTAGTGGCCAAAAATGGTTTAGTTGATTTTTATGTTCGTCTAGGGTTTGAAGTAGTACGACCGATGCCTGATTTCTTACCGTATGTTACAGGGACATTGATGGTGTACGATGCAAAACATACCATTAAGAATTTTTAA
- a CDS encoding DUF354 domain-containing protein: MKLLIDILHPAHVNFFHHFIKEMEKRGHTIVVTAREKDVATNLLDSYHIKYTSLSTLKKGFLNLGLELLHRTKKLNQIVKQEKPDLLLGVMGPSISIVGSLNKIPVLVFYNNETAGLTNSFVYRLCDEYITSTSYEQKVPKHHITYHGYHELAYLHPNYFTPNPNHIKSLGLDPKEKYFLLRFVSWQSSHDVGAKGFADKTAFVEKLSKYGKVVISAEKSLKLPAELEKYVLPIPPHHLSDVVAFAHLYIGESASVASDAACLGVPSIYLANTKRGYTNEQEKLFGLVYNYTNQQEALAKALEFARHSSESIRKEFDPKRQKMLDYCVDVTKWMVEHVEEFGKNKLNLLK; this comes from the coding sequence ATGAAACTACTTATTGATATACTTCATCCTGCACACGTAAATTTTTTCCACCACTTCATCAAAGAGATGGAAAAACGTGGACATACTATCGTTGTCACCGCACGAGAAAAAGACGTAGCCACAAATCTTCTTGATTCCTATCACATTAAGTATACATCCCTTAGCACCCTCAAAAAAGGTTTTCTTAATCTTGGTCTTGAACTTCTCCACCGCACCAAAAAATTAAACCAAATTGTTAAACAAGAGAAACCAGATTTGCTTCTAGGCGTCATGGGTCCATCTATCTCCATAGTAGGATCACTCAACAAAATTCCCGTCCTTGTTTTCTATAACAACGAAACCGCTGGACTCACCAACAGCTTTGTGTACCGTCTCTGCGATGAATACATCACTTCCACTTCTTACGAACAAAAAGTCCCAAAACATCACATCACTTATCATGGATACCATGAATTAGCCTATCTTCATCCAAATTATTTTACTCCAAATCCTAACCATATCAAATCTCTTGGTCTTGATCCAAAAGAGAAATATTTCCTTCTCCGCTTTGTTTCCTGGCAATCCAGTCACGACGTAGGTGCTAAAGGCTTTGCCGATAAAACTGCATTTGTAGAAAAACTTTCAAAATACGGCAAAGTAGTGATCAGTGCTGAAAAGAGCCTCAAGCTACCCGCTGAACTTGAAAAATACGTCCTTCCCATACCACCACATCATCTTAGCGACGTCGTCGCCTTTGCACATCTCTACATTGGAGAAAGTGCCAGTGTCGCATCTGATGCTGCCTGTTTAGGAGTTCCTTCAATTTATCTTGCCAACACCAAACGCGGTTATACCAACGAACAAGAGAAACTTTTCGGCTTAGTCTACAACTATACCAACCAGCAAGAAGCATTAGCAAAAGCATTAGAATTTGCCAGACACAGTAGCGAGTCTATTCGTAAAGAATTCGACCCTAAGCGACAGAAGATGCTAGATTATTGTGTAGATGTGACCAAATGGATGGTTGAGCATGTAGAAGAGTTCGGAAAAAACAAGTTAAATTTGTTAAAATAA
- a CDS encoding class I SAM-dependent methyltransferase, protein MAKQELVTTWEKWTGLTEYTKDYHITKKRKKLFLEFLKTQPKGARVLDIGCYVGDVVNEFHSLGFDAYGVDIVAESIAQAKKNYPYSTFKVADLNEGVLPFEDGFFDVIWAGDIIEHIYNTINLFSQFNRVLKKGGYLVCSTPYHGKLKLIAVALVDAKRHFHPEHPHVRYYTDKSLRAILEKYGFDVESEKYLGRVPMLSNNMFFVSKKARELDWSKVPKTFH, encoded by the coding sequence GTGGCAAAACAAGAACTCGTTACAACATGGGAAAAATGGACTGGTCTTACTGAATATACTAAAGATTATCATATTACAAAGAAGCGTAAAAAACTATTCTTGGAATTTTTGAAAACGCAGCCAAAAGGTGCGCGCGTTTTAGATATCGGCTGTTATGTTGGTGATGTGGTTAATGAATTTCATTCTCTTGGGTTTGATGCGTATGGTGTTGATATTGTTGCAGAAAGTATTGCACAAGCCAAGAAAAATTATCCTTACTCTACATTCAAAGTTGCTGATCTAAACGAAGGCGTACTACCTTTTGAAGATGGTTTTTTTGATGTCATTTGGGCGGGCGATATTATCGAACATATTTACAATACGATTAATCTTTTTTCACAGTTTAATAGGGTGTTAAAGAAGGGTGGTTATTTGGTATGTTCAACCCCTTACCATGGAAAGTTGAAGCTGATTGCTGTGGCGTTAGTGGATGCAAAACGCCATTTCCATCCTGAACATCCTCACGTTCGCTATTATACTGATAAAAGTTTACGAGCAATTTTAGAGAAGTATGGATTTGATGTTGAATCTGAGAAGTATTTGGGAAGGGTACCAATGTTATCGAATAACATGTTTTTTGTGTCGAAGAAGGCAAGGGAATTGGATTGGTCGAAGGTGCCAAAGACGTTTCATTGA